One genomic segment of Streptomyces sp. TLI_146 includes these proteins:
- a CDS encoding NUDIX domain-containing protein, producing MAEKRSAGLLLYRTATTGVDVLIGHMGGPFWSGRDEAAWSIPKGEYGPEETPEAAALREFEEELGLPAPEGTPVPLGESRQANGKVVTVWALQADLDLSGVVPGTFTMEWPRGSGVQQEFPEMDRFAWFAPEDASPRLVAGQRVFLDRLAAYLQESGRT from the coding sequence ATGGCCGAGAAACGCAGCGCGGGGCTCCTCCTCTACCGGACCGCAACGACCGGCGTCGACGTGCTGATCGGGCATATGGGCGGCCCGTTCTGGTCCGGCCGCGACGAGGCCGCCTGGTCGATCCCCAAGGGCGAGTACGGCCCGGAGGAAACTCCCGAGGCGGCGGCCCTGCGCGAGTTCGAGGAGGAGCTGGGGCTGCCCGCCCCGGAGGGCACCCCGGTGCCGCTCGGCGAGTCGCGGCAGGCCAACGGGAAGGTGGTGACGGTCTGGGCGCTCCAGGCCGACCTCGACCTCTCGGGCGTGGTGCCCGGCACCTTCACCATGGAGTGGCCCCGGGGCTCGGGCGTGCAGCAGGAGTTCCCCGAGATGGACCGCTTCGCCTGGTTCGCGCCCGAGGACGCGTCGCCCCGGCTGGTGGCGGGGCAGCGGGTCTTCCTCGACCGGCTGGCCGCCTACCTCCAGGAGTCCGGCCGCACCTGA
- a CDS encoding GH1 family beta-glucosidase, with translation MTEPIDLAALPEDFAWGVATSAYQIEGAVAEDGRAPSIWDTFSHTPGKVDGGDHGDIACDHYHRWREDIALMKELGVTSYRFSLAWPRILPGGDGPVNRAGLDFYSRLVDALLEAGITPNATLYHWDLPQALQDRGGWPARDTAEHFAAYASVAAEALGDRVPLWATLNEPLCSAWIGHLEGRMAPGLTDITAAVRASYHLLLGHGLATRALRAAAPAAQVGIVNNLSTVEPATGSEADLAAARRMDGHTNRWWLDPVHGRGFPADMREVYGVELPERPGDLAAIAEPLDWLGLNYYFGVRVADDPHGPYPFARQVPRPRLPRTGMGWEVDASGIETLLMRLTDDYGARRIHVTENGSAYPDAVRPDGTVHDPERVQYLRAHLAACARAARRGAPLAGYYAWSLLDNFEWAYGYDKRFGLVHVDYATQKRTVKGSGRHYAEIIAGHRRRAQRAA, from the coding sequence GTGACCGAGCCCATCGACCTCGCCGCCCTCCCGGAGGACTTCGCCTGGGGTGTGGCCACCTCCGCGTACCAGATCGAGGGGGCCGTGGCCGAGGACGGCCGAGCCCCCTCGATCTGGGACACCTTCTCGCACACCCCCGGGAAGGTCGACGGCGGCGACCACGGTGACATCGCCTGCGACCACTACCACCGGTGGCGCGAGGACATCGCGCTGATGAAGGAGCTCGGCGTCACCTCGTACCGCTTCTCGCTCGCCTGGCCGCGCATTCTCCCGGGCGGCGACGGGCCGGTCAACCGGGCGGGGCTCGACTTCTACTCCCGTCTCGTCGACGCCCTCCTGGAAGCCGGGATCACCCCCAACGCCACGCTCTACCACTGGGACCTGCCCCAGGCCCTCCAGGACCGGGGCGGCTGGCCCGCCCGGGACACCGCCGAACACTTCGCCGCGTACGCGTCCGTCGCCGCCGAAGCCCTGGGCGACCGGGTCCCGCTGTGGGCCACGCTCAACGAGCCGCTCTGCTCGGCGTGGATCGGCCACCTCGAAGGGCGGATGGCGCCCGGCCTCACCGACATCACGGCCGCCGTCCGCGCCTCGTACCACCTGCTGCTCGGCCACGGTCTGGCCACCCGGGCGCTGCGCGCCGCCGCGCCCGCCGCCCAGGTCGGCATCGTCAACAACCTGTCGACCGTCGAGCCCGCCACCGGGTCCGAGGCGGATCTCGCCGCTGCCCGCCGGATGGACGGCCACACCAACCGCTGGTGGCTCGACCCCGTGCACGGCCGGGGCTTCCCCGCCGACATGAGGGAGGTGTACGGGGTGGAGCTGCCCGAGCGCCCCGGCGACCTCGCGGCCATCGCCGAGCCGCTCGACTGGCTGGGCCTCAACTACTACTTCGGCGTGCGCGTCGCCGACGACCCGCACGGCCCGTACCCCTTCGCCCGCCAGGTCCCCCGCCCCCGCCTGCCGCGCACCGGCATGGGCTGGGAGGTCGACGCGAGCGGCATCGAGACCCTGTTGATGCGGCTGACCGACGACTACGGCGCCCGCCGGATCCACGTCACCGAGAACGGCTCGGCCTACCCCGACGCCGTACGGCCCGACGGCACCGTCCACGACCCCGAGCGCGTCCAGTACCTGCGCGCACACCTGGCGGCCTGTGCCCGCGCCGCCCGCAGGGGCGCCCCGCTCGCCGGGTACTACGCCTGGTCGCTCCTGGACAACTTCGAGTGGGCGTACGGCTACGACAAGCGGTTCGGCCTGGTCCACGTCGACTACGCCACCCAGAAGCGAACGGTCAAGGGCAGCGGGCGCCACTACGCCGAGATCATCGCGGGCCACCGCCGCCGCGCCCAGCGCGCGGCCTGA
- a CDS encoding carbohydrate ABC transporter permease: protein MPSPSPTAPPRSFVWSRRVFLTLLTGFVLLPVYVMASSSLKPLQDVSGRFRWLPSGLTVRPYLDIWKTVPLAEYFVNSLIVAGAATVLSVVVAVFAAYAVSRYRFRGRRVFTVTVLSTQMFPGILFLLPLFLIFVNVGNTTGVALYGSRGGLILTYLTFSLPFSIWMLIGYLDSVPRDLDEAAMVDGCGPLGALLRVVVPAAVPGIVAVAVYAFMTAWGEVLFASVMTNDTTRTLAVGLQGYATQNDVYWNQVMAASLVVSVPVVAGFLLLQRYLVAGLTAGAVK from the coding sequence ATGCCTAGCCCGAGCCCCACCGCCCCGCCCCGCTCCTTCGTCTGGTCCCGGCGCGTCTTCCTCACCCTGCTCACCGGCTTCGTGCTGCTGCCGGTGTACGTGATGGCGAGCAGCTCGCTCAAGCCGTTGCAGGACGTGTCGGGGCGGTTCCGCTGGCTGCCCAGCGGGCTGACCGTGCGGCCCTACCTCGACATCTGGAAGACCGTCCCGCTCGCCGAGTACTTCGTGAACTCGCTGATCGTGGCGGGTGCGGCGACCGTCCTGTCCGTCGTGGTCGCGGTCTTCGCGGCGTACGCGGTGAGCCGCTACCGCTTCCGCGGCAGGCGCGTGTTCACCGTGACCGTCCTGTCCACCCAGATGTTCCCCGGCATCCTCTTCCTGCTGCCGCTGTTCCTGATCTTCGTCAACGTCGGCAACACCACCGGAGTCGCCCTCTACGGCTCGCGCGGCGGACTCATCCTCACCTATCTCACCTTCTCGCTGCCCTTCTCCATCTGGATGCTGATCGGCTACCTCGACTCGGTCCCGCGCGACCTCGACGAGGCGGCGATGGTCGACGGCTGCGGGCCGCTGGGCGCGCTCCTTCGGGTGGTGGTCCCGGCGGCGGTCCCCGGGATCGTGGCGGTCGCGGTGTACGCGTTCATGACGGCGTGGGGCGAGGTCCTGTTCGCCTCGGTGATGACGAACGACACCACCCGCACCCTCGCCGTGGGCCTCCAGGGCTACGCCACCCAGAACGACGTGTACTGGAACCAGGTCATGGCCGCGTCGCTGGTCGTCAGCGTGCCGGTGGTCGCCGGGTTCCTGCTGCTCCAGCGCTATCTCGTCGCCGGGCTCACGGCCGGCGCCGTGAAGTGA
- a CDS encoding carbohydrate ABC transporter permease, whose product MSAPVTPPTPAPTAVGAQVPPERAERSGPPRARRRGPRTPGRIRRASLPYLLLLPALALELLIHLVPMVIGVVMSFKTLTQFYIRDWTTAPWAGFDNYRISVDFSAPVGKDLLDSFVTTCLFTVASVALCWLLGTAAAVFMQESFRGRGPLRALFLVPYALPVYAAVITWAFMFQRDNGLVNHVLHDQLGLGGDRAFWLIGDNSLYALLTVSVWKGWPFAFLIVTAGLQNIPKELYEAAAIDGAGMWQQIRRITLPALRPVNQVLVLVLFLWTFNDFNTPYVLFGRSAPKAADLVSLHIYQSSFVTWNFGTGAAMSVLLVLFLLVVTGGYLLLTSRGRKSADA is encoded by the coding sequence GTGAGCGCCCCCGTGACCCCGCCGACCCCCGCGCCCACCGCCGTCGGCGCACAGGTCCCGCCGGAACGCGCCGAGCGGTCCGGGCCGCCACGGGCCCGCCGCCGTGGCCCCCGCACCCCCGGCCGGATCCGCCGCGCGAGCCTGCCGTATCTGCTCCTGCTCCCGGCCCTCGCCCTGGAACTCCTCATCCACCTGGTGCCGATGGTCATCGGCGTCGTGATGAGCTTCAAGACGCTCACCCAGTTCTACATCCGCGACTGGACCACCGCGCCCTGGGCCGGATTCGACAACTACAGGATCTCCGTCGACTTCTCCGCGCCCGTCGGCAAGGACCTGCTCGACTCCTTCGTCACCACCTGCCTGTTCACCGTGGCCTCGGTCGCCCTGTGCTGGCTGCTGGGCACGGCGGCGGCGGTCTTCATGCAGGAGAGCTTCCGCGGCCGGGGCCCGCTGCGCGCGCTCTTCCTCGTCCCGTACGCACTGCCGGTCTACGCGGCCGTCATCACCTGGGCGTTCATGTTCCAGCGCGACAACGGGCTGGTCAACCACGTCCTGCACGACCAACTCGGACTCGGCGGCGACCGCGCGTTCTGGCTGATCGGCGACAACAGCCTCTACGCGCTGCTCACCGTCTCGGTCTGGAAGGGCTGGCCGTTCGCCTTCCTCATCGTGACGGCCGGGCTGCAGAACATCCCCAAGGAGCTGTACGAGGCCGCGGCGATCGACGGGGCCGGGATGTGGCAGCAGATCCGCCGGATCACGCTGCCGGCGCTCCGGCCGGTCAACCAGGTCCTCGTCCTGGTGCTGTTCCTCTGGACGTTCAACGACTTCAACACGCCGTACGTGCTGTTCGGGCGCTCGGCGCCGAAGGCGGCGGACCTGGTCTCCCTCCACATCTACCAGTCGTCGTTCGTCACCTGGAACTTCGGCACCGGCGCCGCGATGTCGGTGCTGCTGGTGCTGTTCCTGCTCGTGGTGACGGGCGGCTATCTGCTCCTGACGTCCAGGGGAAGGAAGTCCGCGGATGCCTAG
- a CDS encoding sugar ABC transporter substrate-binding protein: MRRLRAAAAFATVTALAATASACGGGSDTGGAGGNDSPKSLTYWASNQGPNIEADKKILTAELKKFEQQSGIKVKLEVVPWSDLLNRILTATTSGQGPDVLNIGNTWSASLQATGALLPWDGAAFDAIGGRARFADSAVAAAGAPGKDPAAVPLYSLSYALYYNKKMFADAGIAKPPATWDELVADGKRLSRDGKWALGAEGANLANNIHQVFVLGKQHGADFFDSAGKPTFTSDGAVAAVKQYVDFMAKDKIVAPGSAEYAQNQSLRDFSTGRTAMVLWQAAASTFAAQGMKPEDWGVATVPVPAGTPDAARNVNSMVAGINISVFKNTHNREGALKFVKFMTSDEEQKILNRTYGSIPPVKAAQQDPVFGAPDTSVLKETLLKSAAPLPQVPEESQFETAVGTAVKDLWADAAAGRAVTTESVKAALTKAQQQMPK; this comes from the coding sequence ATGCGCAGACTCCGAGCCGCGGCTGCCTTCGCGACCGTCACCGCTCTCGCCGCCACCGCGAGCGCCTGCGGTGGCGGATCCGACACAGGAGGAGCGGGCGGCAACGACTCCCCGAAGTCCCTGACGTACTGGGCGTCCAACCAGGGGCCGAACATCGAGGCGGACAAGAAGATCCTGACCGCCGAGCTCAAGAAGTTCGAGCAGCAGAGCGGGATCAAGGTCAAGCTTGAGGTCGTCCCCTGGTCCGACCTGCTCAACCGCATCCTCACCGCCACCACCTCCGGCCAGGGCCCCGACGTACTGAACATCGGTAACACCTGGTCCGCCTCGCTCCAGGCCACCGGTGCGCTCCTGCCGTGGGACGGGGCGGCGTTCGACGCGATCGGCGGCCGGGCGCGGTTCGCGGACTCCGCGGTCGCCGCGGCCGGCGCCCCGGGCAAGGACCCGGCGGCCGTCCCGCTGTACTCGCTGTCGTACGCGCTCTACTACAACAAGAAGATGTTCGCCGACGCGGGGATAGCGAAGCCGCCCGCGACCTGGGACGAACTCGTCGCGGACGGCAAGCGGCTCTCCAGGGACGGCAAGTGGGCGCTCGGCGCCGAGGGCGCCAACCTCGCCAACAACATCCACCAGGTGTTCGTCCTGGGCAAGCAGCACGGCGCGGACTTCTTCGACTCCGCCGGGAAGCCCACCTTCACCTCGGACGGCGCGGTCGCCGCGGTGAAGCAGTACGTCGACTTCATGGCCAAGGACAAGATCGTCGCGCCGGGCAGCGCCGAGTACGCCCAGAACCAGTCGCTGCGCGACTTCTCGACCGGCCGGACCGCCATGGTGCTGTGGCAGGCGGCCGCCTCCACCTTCGCCGCGCAGGGCATGAAGCCCGAGGACTGGGGCGTCGCCACGGTGCCCGTCCCGGCCGGGACCCCGGACGCTGCCAGGAACGTCAACTCGATGGTGGCGGGCATCAACATCTCCGTCTTCAAGAACACCCACAACCGTGAGGGCGCCCTGAAGTTCGTGAAGTTCATGACCAGCGACGAGGAACAGAAGATCCTCAACAGGACGTACGGCTCGATCCCGCCGGTCAAGGCCGCACAGCAGGACCCCGTCTTCGGCGCCCCCGACACCTCGGTGCTCAAGGAGACGCTGCTCAAGAGCGCCGCCCCGCTGCCGCAGGTCCCCGAGGAGTCCCAGTTCGAGACCGCCGTCGGCACCGCCGTGAAGGACCTGTGGGCCGACGCGGCGGCGGGCCGCGCGGTCACCACCGAGTCCGTGAAGGCGGCCCTCACCAAGGCCCAGCAGCAGATGCCGAAGTGA
- a CDS encoding ROK family protein: MAMPNRRTVRDLRRDNRTAVLQRLYFDGPTSRQALGPATGLSSGSISNVVTELAAEGLLEDAGVVDSDGGRPRTLLRVARDSGHLIGVDVGETRVRVELFDLVMSELARADLPLESGGYDVNHIVGLIRDGVAAVLRDAALAPGRLLGIGVGVPGIVDRSGAEGAVVHGQTIGWDAVPLEALLRTALATELPPGVGLFVENGAKTLGQAEMWFGGGRGAENAVIVLFGSGVGACIVSDGQIYGGAHSSAAEWGHTTVHVRGRRCRCGAPGCLEAYAGAEALVARWREAGAVLPDGIEEEAAVSALVTAAYPEGVDQETASAGESDADPVARAVLDETAEYLGAGLSDLINLYNPERILIGGWAGLQLGPYILESVRAHATAYALRHPAERVTIELGRLGPDAVTVGAATLPLADFFARGGRRAPGDGAPVVPEQPGWRASVEERAAR; the protein is encoded by the coding sequence ATGGCCATGCCGAACAGACGAACCGTTCGTGACCTGCGGCGGGACAACCGGACCGCGGTATTGCAACGGTTGTATTTCGACGGTCCGACGAGCCGTCAGGCGCTCGGTCCCGCCACCGGGTTGAGTTCAGGTTCCATCAGCAACGTGGTCACCGAGCTCGCCGCCGAAGGGCTCCTGGAGGACGCCGGCGTCGTCGACTCGGACGGCGGCCGACCGCGCACCCTGCTCCGGGTCGCCCGCGACAGCGGCCACCTCATCGGGGTGGACGTCGGCGAGACCCGCGTCCGCGTCGAGCTCTTCGACCTGGTGATGAGCGAACTGGCCCGCGCCGACCTGCCGTTGGAGTCCGGCGGCTACGACGTGAACCACATCGTCGGCCTCATCCGCGACGGGGTGGCCGCCGTGCTGCGCGACGCCGCCCTGGCACCCGGGCGCCTGCTCGGCATCGGCGTCGGGGTCCCGGGCATCGTCGACCGCAGCGGCGCCGAGGGAGCCGTGGTGCATGGGCAGACCATCGGCTGGGACGCGGTCCCGCTGGAGGCCCTGCTGCGCACCGCGCTCGCCACCGAACTCCCGCCGGGTGTCGGCCTGTTCGTGGAGAACGGCGCCAAGACGCTCGGCCAGGCCGAGATGTGGTTCGGCGGCGGGCGCGGCGCCGAGAACGCGGTGATCGTCCTGTTCGGCTCGGGCGTCGGCGCGTGCATCGTCTCCGACGGGCAGATCTACGGGGGTGCGCACAGCAGCGCCGCGGAGTGGGGCCACACCACGGTGCATGTCCGCGGCCGCCGCTGCCGGTGCGGTGCGCCCGGCTGCCTGGAGGCGTACGCGGGGGCGGAGGCCCTGGTCGCCCGCTGGCGCGAGGCGGGCGCCGTCCTGCCGGACGGCATCGAGGAGGAGGCGGCCGTGTCGGCGCTGGTGACGGCGGCGTACCCGGAGGGAGTTGACCAGGAGACGGCAAGCGCGGGCGAGTCTGACGCGGACCCCGTCGCGCGGGCCGTGCTCGACGAGACCGCCGAGTACCTCGGCGCCGGACTCTCCGACCTCATCAACCTCTACAACCCCGAGCGCATCCTCATCGGCGGCTGGGCCGGGCTCCAACTCGGCCCGTACATCCTGGAGTCGGTGCGCGCGCACGCCACCGCCTACGCCCTGCGGCACCCCGCCGAGCGCGTCACCATCGAGCTCGGGCGGCTCGGCCCGGACGCGGTCACGGTCGGCGCCGCGACCCTGCCACTGGCCGACTTCTTCGCGCGCGGCGGCCGCCGCGCACCGGGCGACGGGGCACCCGTCGTCCCCGAGCAGCCCGGCTGGCGGGCGTCGGTCGAGGAGCGCGCCGCACGCTGA
- a CDS encoding discoidin domain-containing protein: MPAPLTGSPVAHRPSPRPSPGPFAHPRRLAAALAAALVAALLLFVPAPAAHADPPPLSQGRPVTASSQENGGTPAAAAVDGSDGTRWSSAFSDPQWIQVDLGAPATLGKVVLKWEAAYAKAYRIELSTDGTAWTTAYSTANGPGGTETLNISGTARYVRMYGTARATGYGYSLWEFQVSGSGSTTVPGGGDLGPNVLVFDPSTPDIQGKLDQVFRQQESAQFGDGRYALLFKPGTYNGINANLGFYTSIAGLGLNPDDTTFNGDVTVDAGWFNGNATQNFWRSAENLALNPVSGTDRWAVAQAAPFRRMHVRGGLNLAPNGYGWASGGYIADSRIDGTVGPYSQQQWYTRDSSVGGWTNGVWNMTFSGVRGAPAQSFPNPPYTTLDTTPVSREKPFLYLDGSDYKVFVPAKRTDARDVSWASGASPGSSLPLSQFYVVKPGASAATINQALAQGLNLLFTPGIYHVDRPIEVTRPDTVVLGLGLATIVPDNGVTAMRVADVDGVRLAGLLIDAGPVNSPVLLQVGPPGASANHAADPTTVQDVFVRIGGAGAGRATTSMEINSNHTVVDHTWLWRADHGSGVGWDTNRADYGLTVNGDDVLATGLFVEHFNKYDVQWNGERGRTVFFQNEKAYDAPNQAAIQNGGVRGFAAYKVADSVTAHEGWGLGSYCYYNVDPTIVQDHGFQVPDRPGVRLHDVLVVSLGGKGQYAHVVNGTGAPTSGTSTTPSTLVSYP; this comes from the coding sequence ATGCCCGCTCCCCTCACCGGTTCGCCGGTGGCCCACAGACCGTCCCCCCGACCCTCCCCCGGACCTTTCGCACACCCCCGGCGACTCGCCGCCGCCCTGGCCGCCGCGCTGGTGGCCGCGCTGCTCCTCTTCGTCCCCGCGCCCGCCGCCCACGCCGATCCGCCGCCGCTCTCCCAGGGTCGGCCGGTCACCGCGTCCAGCCAGGAGAACGGCGGCACCCCGGCCGCCGCCGCCGTCGACGGGAGCGACGGAACCCGCTGGTCGAGCGCGTTCTCCGATCCGCAGTGGATCCAGGTCGACCTCGGCGCCCCGGCCACGCTCGGCAAGGTGGTGCTCAAGTGGGAGGCGGCGTACGCCAAGGCGTACCGCATCGAGCTCTCCACCGACGGCACCGCCTGGACCACGGCGTACTCCACGGCCAACGGCCCCGGCGGCACGGAGACCCTGAACATCTCGGGCACCGCCCGCTATGTGCGGATGTACGGGACGGCCCGCGCCACCGGATACGGGTACTCCCTCTGGGAGTTCCAGGTGTCCGGCAGCGGCAGCACCACCGTGCCCGGCGGCGGGGACCTGGGCCCCAACGTGCTGGTCTTCGACCCCTCGACCCCTGACATCCAGGGCAAGCTGGACCAGGTGTTCCGGCAGCAGGAGTCGGCGCAGTTCGGCGACGGCCGCTACGCCCTTCTGTTCAAGCCCGGAACGTACAACGGCATCAACGCCAACCTCGGCTTCTACACCTCGATAGCGGGGCTCGGGCTCAACCCGGACGACACGACCTTCAACGGCGATGTGACCGTGGACGCGGGCTGGTTCAACGGCAACGCCACCCAGAACTTCTGGCGCTCCGCCGAGAACCTGGCGCTCAACCCGGTCAGCGGCACCGACCGCTGGGCGGTCGCGCAGGCCGCGCCGTTCCGGCGGATGCATGTGAGGGGCGGGCTGAATCTGGCGCCGAACGGCTACGGCTGGGCCAGCGGCGGCTACATCGCGGACAGCAGGATCGACGGCACGGTCGGCCCGTACTCGCAGCAGCAGTGGTACACCCGCGATAGCTCGGTGGGCGGCTGGACCAACGGCGTGTGGAACATGACCTTCTCCGGGGTGCGGGGCGCGCCCGCGCAGAGCTTCCCCAACCCTCCGTACACCACGCTCGACACCACACCGGTCTCGCGCGAGAAGCCGTTCCTCTACCTCGACGGCAGCGACTACAAGGTGTTCGTGCCCGCGAAGCGCACCGACGCACGCGATGTCTCCTGGGCCTCCGGCGCCTCGCCGGGCAGCTCGCTCCCGCTCAGCCAGTTCTACGTGGTGAAGCCCGGCGCGAGCGCCGCCACCATCAACCAGGCGCTCGCCCAAGGTCTCAACCTGCTGTTCACGCCCGGGATCTACCACGTCGACCGCCCGATCGAGGTCACCCGGCCCGACACCGTGGTCCTGGGCCTCGGGCTCGCCACGATCGTGCCGGACAACGGTGTCACCGCGATGCGGGTCGCCGACGTCGACGGGGTGCGGCTCGCCGGGCTCCTCATCGACGCGGGGCCGGTGAACTCGCCCGTACTGCTCCAGGTCGGGCCGCCCGGGGCGAGCGCGAACCACGCGGCCGACCCGACGACCGTCCAGGACGTGTTCGTCCGGATCGGCGGGGCCGGCGCGGGCCGGGCCACCACCAGCATGGAGATCAACAGCAACCACACCGTCGTCGACCACACCTGGCTGTGGCGCGCCGACCACGGCAGCGGCGTCGGCTGGGACACCAACCGGGCCGACTACGGTCTGACGGTCAACGGCGACGACGTGCTGGCCACGGGCCTGTTCGTCGAGCACTTCAACAAGTACGACGTCCAGTGGAACGGCGAGCGCGGCCGGACGGTCTTCTTCCAGAACGAGAAGGCGTACGACGCTCCCAACCAGGCCGCCATCCAGAACGGCGGCGTGCGCGGGTTCGCCGCGTACAAGGTGGCCGACTCGGTGACCGCCCACGAGGGCTGGGGGCTTGGCAGCTACTGCTACTACAACGTGGATCCGACGATCGTCCAGGACCACGGCTTCCAGGTGCCGGACCGGCCGGGCGTGCGGCTGCACGACGTGCTGGTGGTGTCACTCGGCGGCAAGGGGCAGTACGCGCACGTCGTCAACGGCACCGGCGCGCCGACCTCGGGCACCTCTACGACGCCGTCGACGCTGGTCTCGTATCCCTGA
- a CDS encoding LAETG motif-containing sortase-dependent surface protein — MTVIRGTGRRRGALIGAAAAGLIGVGLSAVPAQAHTPVWKVTCSAVTVDLTRYSDEATNTVTIKTADGKDVLPTEQFKGEFHKNLKLPAHDKELTLHLIVKAGDGDQYSRDETKTSPVCDTAPPTKPTPSGKPSKPSKPTPTPSAKPSKPAPAPSTSAPAAPAPAPSPNLAETGSSSSTPLVAGMGGAVLVAGAGIVWAARRRRTARH; from the coding sequence GTGACCGTAATCAGAGGAACGGGGCGTCGTCGTGGAGCGCTGATAGGGGCAGCCGCTGCGGGCCTCATCGGCGTCGGCCTGAGCGCGGTGCCCGCGCAGGCCCACACCCCTGTGTGGAAGGTGACCTGCTCGGCCGTCACGGTGGACCTGACCAGGTACTCCGACGAGGCCACCAACACGGTGACCATCAAGACGGCGGACGGCAAGGACGTGCTGCCCACCGAGCAGTTCAAGGGCGAGTTCCACAAGAACCTCAAGCTCCCCGCCCACGACAAGGAGCTCACGCTCCACCTCATCGTGAAGGCGGGCGACGGGGACCAGTACTCGCGCGACGAGACCAAGACGTCCCCCGTGTGCGACACGGCCCCGCCGACCAAGCCCACCCCGTCGGGCAAGCCGTCCAAGCCGTCGAAGCCGACCCCGACCCCGTCGGCCAAGCCGAGCAAGCCGGCCCCCGCGCCCAGCACCTCCGCGCCGGCGGCCCCCGCCCCGGCGCCGAGCCCCAACCTGGCCGAGACCGGATCGTCGAGCTCCACCCCGCTCGTCGCCGGTATGGGCGGTGCGGTGCTCGTCGCGGGCGCCGGCATCGTCTGGGCCGCGCGCCGGCGCCGCACGGCCCGGCACTGA
- a CDS encoding alpha/beta hydrolase family protein, with protein MFAATAALALGAPAAGAGAAAPAPAATALPALPQPNAHGLTLKSWSAVAGSGGRMADATFTTGAVFTPRGGTPWISPVQVPVTVRILLPVGYRSDPARPYPVLYLLHGGGGDFQQWSLPDSGDVAATLAGTAFDGIVVMPEGGRAGWYSDWAGHTDGHFAPQWETFHVDQLLPWIDANFATVKDRSGRAVAGASMGGYGALRYGGRHPELFSAVGAFSGGTDLYQANAQKTIADSMWQAGAAIGWTGLLNPFFRVTGDTQYRMETVFGPQSSWPSVTPVSLALNDAYKSYDGKLALYAGGANGSGETDVNGWNRTLHENLDRRSTQHRYCTGPGEHSYQYWTGELKDFVALVYGTTPAQCPNGWGSPTR; from the coding sequence GTGTTCGCCGCGACGGCCGCGCTCGCCCTGGGAGCCCCTGCCGCCGGGGCGGGCGCCGCCGCGCCGGCACCGGCCGCGACCGCCCTCCCGGCGCTTCCGCAGCCGAATGCGCATGGTCTGACCCTGAAGAGCTGGTCCGCCGTCGCCGGGTCCGGCGGCCGGATGGCCGACGCGACCTTCACCACCGGCGCGGTCTTCACCCCGCGCGGCGGCACCCCCTGGATCAGCCCGGTCCAGGTGCCGGTCACGGTGCGGATCCTGCTGCCGGTCGGATACCGGAGCGACCCGGCCAGGCCGTACCCCGTGCTGTACCTGCTCCACGGCGGGGGCGGCGACTTCCAGCAGTGGTCGCTGCCGGACTCCGGGGACGTGGCGGCGACGCTGGCCGGGACGGCGTTCGACGGGATCGTGGTGATGCCGGAGGGCGGCCGGGCAGGCTGGTACAGCGACTGGGCCGGGCACACCGACGGGCACTTCGCCCCGCAGTGGGAGACCTTCCACGTCGACCAGCTGCTGCCGTGGATCGACGCCAACTTCGCCACGGTGAAGGACCGTTCCGGCCGGGCCGTCGCCGGGGCCTCCATGGGCGGATACGGGGCACTGCGCTACGGCGGCCGCCACCCCGAGCTCTTCTCGGCGGTCGGCGCCTTTTCCGGGGGCACGGACCTATATCAGGCCAACGCCCAGAAGACCATCGCGGATTCCATGTGGCAGGCGGGTGCGGCGATCGGCTGGACCGGGCTGCTGAATCCGTTCTTCCGCGTCACCGGCGACACGCAGTACCGGATGGAGACGGTGTTCGGCCCGCAGAGCAGCTGGCCCTCCGTCACTCCCGTGAGCCTCGCCCTGAACGACGCATACAAAAGCTACGACGGGAAACTCGCCTTGTACGCGGGCGGTGCGAACGGGAGCGGTGAGACCGACGTCAACGGCTGGAACCGCACCCTGCACGAGAACCTCGACCGCCGCTCCACCCAGCACCGTTACTGCACCGGACCCGGTGAGCACAGCTATCAGTACTGGACCGGAGAACTGAAGGACTTCGTGGCACTCGTCTACGGGACCACGCCCGCGCAGTGCCCGAATGGCTGGGGATCGCCTACGCGGTAA